A genomic segment from Terriglobales bacterium encodes:
- a CDS encoding serpin family protein, which yields MRRIAWLAALLLAGISYLALAPEAALRAAPPQPARSLSHAHNAFGFKMLKLLEQSEGKKNVFISPSSIALALSMVYNGARGPTQAAMQKTLDLDGMDLAQVNQQSLDLINLLKNPDPKVQLAVADSVWARKGVSFRPDFLKTVLDFYQAQATTLDFRTPGAAATINAWVNEKTRGKIPTIVEPPIPPDMVMYLINAVYFKGSWTTAFDKNLTEQRTFTPASGAAEKRPLMKQHGWLPYLETDDFQSVSLPYGSNRRLAMYVFLPKKDLKSFLAKLDDGAWDSWMQRYSNTEGTILLPRFKMEYEKELRGTLTQLGMGEAFQDGADLSGIGPGLAISEVKHKTYVDVNEEGTEAAAVTSVGVHATAVRVEPPTFYMEVNRPFLFAIRDNQTGEVLFLGVVQNP from the coding sequence ATGAGACGGATAGCCTGGCTCGCCGCCCTGCTGCTGGCAGGGATCTCGTACCTGGCCCTGGCGCCGGAGGCCGCGTTGCGCGCCGCCCCGCCCCAGCCCGCGCGCAGCCTCTCCCACGCTCACAACGCCTTCGGCTTCAAGATGCTCAAGCTGCTGGAGCAGAGCGAGGGCAAGAAGAACGTCTTCATCTCGCCCTCCAGCATCGCCCTGGCGCTCTCCATGGTCTACAACGGCGCCCGCGGCCCGACCCAGGCCGCCATGCAGAAGACGCTCGACCTCGACGGCATGGACCTGGCCCAGGTCAACCAGCAGAGCCTCGACCTCATCAACCTGCTGAAGAATCCCGACCCCAAAGTGCAGTTGGCGGTGGCCGACTCGGTCTGGGCGCGGAAGGGCGTGAGCTTCCGCCCCGACTTCCTGAAGACGGTGCTGGACTTCTACCAGGCGCAGGCCACCACGCTCGACTTCCGCACTCCCGGCGCCGCCGCCACTATCAACGCCTGGGTCAACGAGAAGACCCGGGGCAAGATCCCGACCATCGTCGAGCCGCCCATCCCGCCCGACATGGTCATGTACCTGATCAACGCCGTGTACTTCAAGGGAAGCTGGACCACGGCCTTCGACAAGAACCTCACCGAGCAGCGGACCTTCACCCCCGCCTCCGGCGCCGCCGAAAAGCGTCCCCTGATGAAGCAGCACGGCTGGCTGCCGTACCTGGAGACCGACGACTTCCAGAGCGTCAGCCTGCCCTACGGCAGCAACCGCCGCCTGGCCATGTACGTCTTCCTCCCCAAGAAGGACCTGAAGAGCTTCCTGGCCAAGCTGGACGACGGCGCCTGGGACTCCTGGATGCAGCGCTACAGCAACACCGAGGGCACCATCCTGCTGCCCCGCTTCAAGATGGAGTACGAGAAGGAACTGCGGGGCACGCTCACCCAACTGGGGATGGGCGAGGCCTTCCAGGACGGCGCCGACCTGAGCGGCATCGGGCCAGGGCTGGCCATCAGCGAGGTCAAGCACAAGACCTACGTGGACGTGAACGAAGAAGGGACCGAGGCCGCGGCCGTCACCAGCGTGGGCGTGCACGCCACCGCCGTCCGCGTCGAGCCTCCGACCTTCTACATGGAGGTCAACCGGCCGTTCCTGTTCGCCATCCGCGACAACCAGACGGGCGAGGTGCTCTTCCTGGGAGTGGTGCAGAACCCGTGA